The following are encoded in a window of Callithrix jacchus isolate 240 chromosome 9, calJac240_pri, whole genome shotgun sequence genomic DNA:
- the RPLP0 gene encoding large ribosomal subunit protein uL10 produces the protein MPREDRATWKSNYFLKIIQLLDDYPKCFIVGADNVGSKQMQQIRMSLRGKAVVLMGKNTMMRKAIRGHLENNPALEKLLPHIRGNVGFVFTKEDLTEIRDMLLANKVPAAARAGAIAPCEVTVPAQNTGLGPEKTSFFQALGITTKISRGTIEILSDVQLIKTGDKVGASEATLLNMLNISPFSFGLVIQQVFDNGSIYNPEVLDITEETLHSRFLEGVRNVASVCLQIGYPTVASVPHSIINGYKRVLALSVETDYTFPLAEKVKAFLADPSAFAAAAPVAAATTAAPAAAAAAPAKVEAKEESEESDEDMGFGLFD, from the exons ATGCCCAGGGAAGACAGGGCGACCTGGAAGTCCAACTACTTCTTGAAGATCATC CAACTATTGGATGATTATCCGAAATGCTTCATCGTGGGAGCAGACAATGTGGGCTCCAAGCAGATGCAGCAGATCCGCATGTCCCTCCGCGGGAAGGCCGTGGTGCTGATGGGCAAGAACACCATGATGCGCAAGGCCATCCGAGGGCACCTGGAAAACAACCCAGCTCTGGAGAA ACTCCTGCCTCATATCCGGGGGAATGTGGGCTTTGTGTTCACCAAGGAGGACCTCACTGAGATCAGGGACATGCTGCTGGCCAATAAG GTCCCAGCTGCTGCCCGTGCTGGTGCCATCGCCCCATGTGAAGTCACTGTGCCAGCCCAGAACACCGGTCTGGGGCCAGAGAAGACCTCCTTTTTCCAGGCTTTAGGTATCACCACCAAAATCTCCAGGGGCACCATTGAAATCCTG AGTGATGTGCAGCTGATCAAGACTGGAGACAAAGTGGGAGCCAGTGAAGCCACGCTGCTGAACATGCTCAacatctctcccttctcctttggGCTGGTCATCCAGCAGGTGTTCGACAATGGCAGCATCTACAACCCCGAAGTGCTTGACATCACAGAGGAAACTCTGCACTCCCGCTTCCTGGAG GGCGTCCGCAATGTTGCCAGTGTCTGTCTGCAGATTGGCTACCCAACTGTTGCATCAGTACCCcattctatcatcaatgggtacaAACGAGTCCTGGCCTTGTCTGTGGAGACTGATTACACCTTCCCACTTGCTGAAAAG GTCAAGGCCTTCTTGGCTGATCCATCTGCCTTTGCGGCGGCTGCCCCTGTGGCTGCTGCCACCAcggctgctcctgctgctgctgctgcagccccagctaAGGTTGAAGCCAAGGAAGAGTCGGAGGAGTCGGACGAGGATATGGGATTTGGTCTCTTTGACTAA